From one Rhodamnia argentea isolate NSW1041297 chromosome 1, ASM2092103v1, whole genome shotgun sequence genomic stretch:
- the LOC115747100 gene encoding uncharacterized protein LOC115747100 isoform X1, translated as MAARYGSLSRSLIQTARSSTLRSSSSSLHRVRPSQIPTLQSRRPLFTISRNLGQLGCIQSLMPLHSTLASSRLTSHMSLEARAYCELSQVAKCLLRASLEGKLADWIPYMDACEMKLCRAGT; from the exons ATGGCTGCTCGGTACGGATCGCTGTCGAGATCACTGATCCAGACCGCAAGATCGTCCACGCTCCGTTCGTCTTCCTCATCCCTCCACCGCGTGCGGCCTTCTCAGATCCCCACCCTCCAATCTCGCCGTCCTCTCTTCACCATCTCTAg GAATTTGGGGCAATTGGGATGCATTCAGTCGCTCATGCCGTTGCACAGCACTTTGGCTTCGTCCAGGCTCACTTCCCACATGTCTCTCGAAGCGCGCGCTTACTGCGAGCTGTCTCAGG tcGCTAAATGTTTGCTGCGAGCTTCGCTGGAGGGTAAACTTGCTGATTGGATTCCTTATATGGATGCATGTGAAATGAAACTCTGTAGGGCAG GTACTTGA
- the LOC115747070 gene encoding probable indole-3-acetic acid-amido synthetase GH3.1 has protein sequence MAVDSVMPSLLGPPACEKDAKALQFIEEMTRNVDPVQERVLGEILSRNAETEYLSRFGLGGTTDRNSFKAKVPVVTYEDLQPEIQRIASGDRSNILCSHPISEFLTSSGTSAGERKLMPTIQEELDRRQLLYSLLMPVMNLYVPGLDKGKGLYFLFIKAETKTPGGLVARPVLTSYYKSEHFKTRPYDPYNVYTSPNEAILCADSFQSMYTQMLCGLLMREEVLRVGAVFASGLLRAIKFLQLNWQQLAHDIASGSLNPKITDPAIRECMSEILSPNQDVADLIRKECSGENWDGIITRIWPNTKYLDVIVTGAMAQYIPTLQYYSGGLPMACTMYASSECYFGLNLKPMCKPSEVSYTIMPNMAYFEFLPHDPAAPPLSRDSPPQLVDLADVEVGKEYELIITTYSGLCRYRVGDILLVTGFHNADPQFRFVRRKNVLLSVDADKTDESELQKAVESASALLREFNTSVVEYTSYADTKTIPGHYVIYWELLVKEATNAPTHEVLNQCCLAMEECLNTVYRQCRVADNSIGPLEIRVVKNGTFEEVMDYAISRGASINQYKAPRCVNFTPIVELLDSRVVSAHFSPSAPHWTPERRC, from the exons ATGGCCGTCGACTCGGTGATGCCGTCTCTGCTGGGCCCACCGGCGTGCGAGAAGGACGCAAAAGCACTCCAGTTCATCGAGGAGATGACCCGGAACGTGGACCCGGTCCAGGAGAGGGTGCTCGGGGAGATACTCAGCCGGAACGCGGAGACCGAGTACCTGAGCCGGTTCGGGCTCGGCGGCACGACGGACCGCAACTCCTTCAAGGCCAAAGTCCCCGTGGTGACCTACGAGGACCTCCAACCCGAGATCCAGCGCATCGCCAGCGGCGACCGGTCCAACATCCTGTGCTCTCACCCCATCTCCGAGTTCCTCACCAG CTCGGGTACTTCGGCTGGAGAGCGAAAGCTGATGCCGACCATTCAAGAAGAGTTGGACCGTCGCCAACTACTCTACAGCCTCCTCATGCCGGTTATGAACCT TTATGTGCCTGGACTGGACAAGGGCAAGGGCCTCTACTTCCTCTTCATCAAGGCGGAGACCAAGACGCCGGGCGGCCTCGTGGCTCGCCCGGTGCTCACAAGCTACTACAAGAGCGAGCACTTCAAGACCCGCCCCTACGATCCGTACAACGTCTACACGAGCCCGAACGAGGCCATCCTCTGCGCCGACTCCTTCCAGAGCATGTACACCCAGATGCTCTGTGGCCTCCTCATGCGTGAGGAGGTCCTCCGGGTCGGCGCCGTGTTCGCCTCCGGCCTCCTCCGTGCCATCAAGTTCCTCCAGCTCAATTGGCAGCAGCTAGCCCACGACATCGCCTCCGGTTCCCTCAACCCTAAGATCACTGACCCTGCCATCCGGGAGTGCATGTCCGAGATCCTAAGCCCTAACCAGGACGTCGCAGATCTCATTCGAAAGGAATGTTCCGGGGAGAATTGGGATGGGATCATAACTAGGATTTGGCCCAACACTAAGTACTTGGATGTGATTGTGACTGGGGCTATGGCTCAATACATACCAACCCTACAGTATTATAGTGGTGGCTTGCCCATGGCATGCACTATGTATGCATCATCCGAGTGCTACTTTGGGCTAAACCTAAAACCCATGTGCAAGCCCTCAGAGGTCTCGTACACCATCATGCCTAACATGGCATACTTCGAGTTCCTCCCACATGACCCGGCAGCCCCACCCCTGTCCCGGGACTCCCCTCCCCAGCTCGTCGACCTGGCGGATGTCGAGGTCGGGAAGGAATACGAGCTCATCATCACAACCTACTCAGGCCTCTGCCGGTACCGGGTCGGTGACATCCTCCTGGTCACTGGGTTCCACAACGCTGACCCACAGTTCCGCTTTGTGCGGCGGAAGAATGTGCTCCTGAGTGTAGATGCGGACAAGACGGACGAGTCCGAGCTCCAGAAGGCTGTGGAGAGCGCGTCGGCACTCCTCCGCGAGTTCAACACCAGCGTGGTCGAGTACACGAGCTATGCCGACACCAAGACCATCCCGGGGCACTATGTCATCTACTGGGAACTGCTCGTGAAGGAGGCGACCAACGCACCGACCCACGAGGTGCTCAACCAGTGTTGCCTCGCCATGGAAGAATGCCTCAACACAGTCTACCGGCAATGCCGGGTCGCGGATAACTCGATCGGGCCTCTAGAGATCAGGGTGGTGAAGAACGGCACATTCGAGGAGGTCATGGACTACGCAATCTCTAGGGGCGCTTCGATCAATCAATACAAGGCGCCAAGGTGTGTGAACTTCACGCCTATAGTGGAGCTTCTCGACTCAAGGGTGGTCTCGGCGCACTTCAGCCCTAGCGCGCCGCACTGGACCCCGGAACGACGTTGCTGA
- the LOC115747100 gene encoding uncharacterized protein LOC115747100 isoform X2, which yields MAARYGSLSRSLIQTARSSTLRSSSSSLHRVRPSQIPTLQSRRPLFTISRNLGQLGCIQSLMPLHSTLASSRLTSHMSLEARAYCELSQGT from the exons ATGGCTGCTCGGTACGGATCGCTGTCGAGATCACTGATCCAGACCGCAAGATCGTCCACGCTCCGTTCGTCTTCCTCATCCCTCCACCGCGTGCGGCCTTCTCAGATCCCCACCCTCCAATCTCGCCGTCCTCTCTTCACCATCTCTAg GAATTTGGGGCAATTGGGATGCATTCAGTCGCTCATGCCGTTGCACAGCACTTTGGCTTCGTCCAGGCTCACTTCCCACATGTCTCTCGAAGCGCGCGCTTACTGCGAGCTGTCTCAGG GTACTTGA
- the LOC115747026 gene encoding metal transporter Nramp2-like produces MPPQQPDQQQPLLPGTSDAEDAAAYDPAQKIHVVVGVGDEAGESDPGAPPPFSWRKLWLFSGPGLLMSIAFLDPGNLEADLQAGAVAGYSLLWLLMWATAMGLLVQLLAVRLGVATGRHLAELCREEYPTWARLALWLMAEVALVGADIQEVIGSAIALNILSNGLLPLWSGVVITAADCFIFLFLENYGVRKLEAVFAVLIAVMALSFAWMFGEAKPSGVELLLGVLIPKLSSKTITQAVAVLGCIIMPHNVFLHSALVQSRDIDRTKKSLVQEALNYNTIESSAALAISFIINLFVTAVFAEGFYGTALADSIGLVNAGKYLQEKFGGGVIPIVYIWGIGLLAAGQSSTITGTYAGQFIMGGFLNIRLRKWVRALITRSCAIVPAMIVALVFDTSEDSLDIMNEWLNVLQSVQIPFALIPLLCLVSKEQLMGSFRIGPVLQVIAWLVAALVMVINGYLLVDFFSSDVELGAIFGTVVCALAVGYISFIIYLVLRGINLPALRDLLRPKRVITNMEDL; encoded by the exons ATGCCACCTCAGCAACCCGACCAACAGCAGCCGCTCCTGCCCGGCACCTCCGACGCGGAGGACGCGGCGGCGTACGACCCCGCCCAGAAGATCCATGTGGTCGTCGGCGTCGGCGATGAGGCTGGGGAATCCGACCCCGGGGCGCCGCCGCCCTTCTCGTGGAGGAAGCTGTGGCTCTTCTCGGGCCCGGGGCTCCTGATGAGCATAGCGTTCCTCGACCCGGGGAACCTGGAGGCGGACCTCCAGGCCGGCGCGGTGGCCGGGTACTCGCTGCTGTGGCTGCTGATGTGGGCCACGGCGATGGGGCTGCTGGTGCAGCTGCTGGCGGTGCGGCTCGGCGTGGCCACAGGGAGGCACCTGGCGGAGCTGTGCCGGGAGGAGTACCCGACGTGGGCGCGGCTGGCGCTGTGGCTCATGGCGGAGGTGGCGCTGGTCGGAGCCGACATACAGGAGGTCATCGGGAGCGCCATCGCCCTCAACATCCTGAGCAATGGGCTCTTGCCACTTTGGTCCGGCGTCGTTATTACCGCTGCTGACTG CTTTATCTTCCTGTTCCTCGAAAACTATGGTGTTAGGAAATTGGAAGCGGTCTTCGCCGTTCTCATCGCAGTGATGGCGCTCTCGTTCGCATGGATGTTTGGCGAGGCGAAGCCGAGCGGAGTCGAACTACTTCTGG GCGTCTTGATTCCGAAACTCAGCTCCAAGACGATCACGCAAGCGGTGGCAGTTCTGGGATGCATCATAATGCCCCACAACGTGTTCTTGCACTCGGCCCTCGTGCAGTCGCGTGACATCGACCGCACCAAGAAAAGCCTGGTCCAAGAAGCACTCAACTACAACACCATAGAGTCCTCTGCCGCCCTAGCCATCTCCTTCATCATCAATCTCTTCGTGACGGCCGTGTTCGCAGAGGGTTTCTACGGGACCGCCCTTGCCGACAGCATCGGCCTCGTAAATGCTGGGAAATACCTCCAGGAGAAGTTCGGCGGGGGCGTCATTCCGATTGTGTACATATGGGGGATTGGCCTATTAGCTGCCGGGCAGAGCAGCACTATAACGGGGACTTATGCAGGGCAGTTCATAATGGGGGGGTTTCTCAATATAAGGCTGAGGAAATGGGTGAGGGCGTTGATCACGCGCAGCTGCGCGATCGTGCCGGCGATGATCGTCGCGCTCGTGTTCGACACCTCGGAGGACAGCCTGGACATTATGAACGAATGGCTCAACGTGCTTCAGTCCGTGCAGATCCCGTTCGCGCTCATTCCGCTTCTCTGCTTGGTCTCCAAGGAACAGCTGATGGGGAGTTTCCGGATTGGCCCTGTCCTCCAG GTGATTGCTTGGCTGGTGGCTGCACTGGTGATGGTGATCAACGGCTATCTTCTGGTGGACTTCTTCTCCAGTGACGTCGAGCTAGGAGCCATTTTTGGCACCGTGGTGTGCGCTCTTGCGGTCGGGTACATTTCCTTCATCATTTACCTTGTTCTGAGGGGAATCAACCTTCCCGCTCTGCGTGATCTGTTACGGCCGAAAAGGGTCATCACGAACATGGAGGACTTATAG